Proteins encoded by one window of Polyodon spathula isolate WHYD16114869_AA chromosome 16, ASM1765450v1, whole genome shotgun sequence:
- the LOC121329137 gene encoding plexin-B1-like, whose amino-acid sequence MFTMPPGAVLIYTLLCLLGSSVLSAYETFTRSGTKFEHLALHPDPQTGTVYIGATNYLFQLSSDLQLRTEESTGPVQDSKDCLPPIAFTHCPQAHLANNHNKLLLVNPYHGELITCGSIHQGICEKRSLDSIKDVLFRTDRPVDTQYVAANDPNVTTVGLVVLSKEQLPVLFVGRGYTSSHPPISTRNLVSPPIFSYEETAKLAVAGRLSEYDHHFVKSFSHHSSVYFLFYRRDLKSHSREYKTYISRICLYDISYYSYVEVPLVCRTAGKNYNLLQAIQVGRPAEGLAAGRLRTRGDVLVGVFSMGLASSGKPGEDSAMCMYTLEEIDQRINATRDLCYTRDGRAEGGGEAAYIEYDVKSLCANLPLNTLDAYPCGSDHTPSPMASRVPVEAAPLLDSPSARLTAVAVSVMEGHTIVFLGDSKGNLHKVFLGPSGEAEKYATIMIQSNAAISGDLLLDQSQEYLYIMTHSMVVKRPVAECTKHLDCQSCLSANDPYCGWCVLEGMCGQRSDCLRSSLAGQWMWSYDQHQQCLRVQSLTPSNISREEKRTIFLSIPELPALVEEESYSCFFEDYESPAVLTETGATCSSPDANKVPPILQGEDYVTVRLSLRFLNITVSSTEFIFYDCSAVKQLSRSMPCRGCVSSQWGCNWCVHQHLCTHKPTCEEGIIIYNKHFALPTPPPPSMTPVIMFSTAPLPSTLVPTTLLTTIPTITTTTTTTTTTPPASTTTPPTTTTTSTTTPTTSSPMTTTESPTTIEPTTIPTTVQPETVPTTLPTTTEPTTLPTTLATTTITTTASTEATAVAMPAEHTVPILDAEETTEDEIVMTADYADLLTMNHAVELGETEVPPSLQPTASEDMSTTQFTTSALLTFQPLVASVTASPEPSNDTIQLNDALSIAEPPHDVLPPTVTPTQSPTDPSPLETPSDSDSEFEFPNAKVQPTVISEQLLDAGSDPIPWFEEVQVENDTAPFSATTLLSGDGDVENASPTFPHMLDPDLEFDYQYDSPGLYTVGEEAVGVSWGPEDCPCVESVQGSALLPVNVERKITLVGKNLHLFQDHELDYECVFMIEGRMVVVDTYVETDELDPSLYYLTCQLHRYTYSAQQEDYNAVVYIKRRDTYRVDSAQDLYVTLYNCSAGRADCSRCQTADPKYSCVWCGGGQSSCVYKESCTEEIKQTCPAPLIHSIEPLSGLVEGGTAVTISGSNLGQKSQDIEHTVSVAGIPCTVDPGRYEISTRIVCMTTASDGKKSGHVSVEVSGGGHGVSTQVFTYQDPVLESISPQRGPKVGGTSLNITGSKLLTGRPSEVSIFVGDIPCVISSELQEDWLQCQTGPSNVTAELTVRLRYGQNERQLQSTLYYYTEDPIITQAGPPKSFFGGGRVIRVFGHNLDVVQSPKIQVTISPMKQQRRRRGVEPQDRSPRRHRRIVPDTGCPEDTLCSVQQFVEPCQVNTSSLILCKSPATGRLLRNAQVTVEFIMDNLRVDFNSVSQTRFSYELNPVLKPLSGVDSKPYRHKPGSVISVEGENLDLAISKEEVLAMIGEGNCSVKTLSRNHLYCEPPPEQPSPRRRKKRDGTDSLPEFIVQMGNLRFKLGKVQYDTQSLSTFPLEAQIGVGVAASIVALIVLIIVLIYRRKSKQALRDYKKVQIQLENLETSVRDRCKKEFTDLMTEMMDVSSDLVGSGIPFLDYKMYAERIFFPGHRVSPLRRDLDVQECRRQTVEQGLVQLSNLLNSKLFLTKFIHTLESQRTFSPRDRAYVASLLTVSLHSKLEYFTDILKTLLNDLVEQYVAKNPKLMLRRTETVVEKLLTNWMSICLYAFLRDSAGESLYMLFRAIKHQVDKGPVDAVTGKAKYTLNDNRLLREDIEYRTLTLNVQMQGGGNEAQPVQSKVLDCDTITQVKEKILDQAYKGTSFSHRPHTDSLDLEWRSGVAGHLVLSDEDLTSIVQGNWKRLNTLQHYKVPDGATVALVPRNSKHIHHDNHDYVAGEKTPMLEDLDEGGIKLWHLVKANEEPDLPKHRKGSMRERERAKAIPEIYLTRLLSMKGTLQKFVDDLFQVILSTSRPVPLAVKYFFDLLDEQAVHHGIIDPETIHIWKTNSLPLRFWINIIKNPHFIFDVQASDNVDAVLSVIAQTFMDSCTIAEHKLGRDSPINKLLYARDIPRYKQMVERYYADIRQMISASDQEMNSSLAELSRNYSGELNYLVALHELYKYINKYYDQIITALEEDPTAQKMQLGYRLQQIAAAVENKVTDL is encoded by the exons ATGTTCACCATGCCACCCGGGGCGGTCCTTATTTATACCCTCCTCTGCCTGCTGGGGAGCAGCGTCTTGAGCGCCTATGAAACCTTCACCCGAAGCGGCACCAAATTCGAGCACCTGGCCCTTCACCCAGACCCCCAGACAGGCACAGTATACATTGGAGCCACCAACTACCTCTTCCAGCTGAGCTCCGACCTGCAACTGAGAACTGAGGAGAGCACGGGGCCAGTTCAGGACAGCAAAGACTGCCTGCCGCCCATCGCCTTCACCCACTGCCCCCAGGCCCACCTGGCAAACAACCACAACAAGCTGCTGCTGGTCAATCCCTATCATGGGGAGCTCATCACCTGCGGCAGCATCCACCAAGGCATCTGCGAGAAACGCAGCCTGGATTCCATCAAGGATGTCCTCTTCAGGACTGACAGGCCGGTGGACACTCAATATGTGGCGGCCAACGACCCAAACGTGACCACTGTGGGGCTGGTTGTCCTCTCCAAAGAGCAGCTGCCTGTCCTGTTTGTGGGCCGGGGCTACACCAGCAGCCACCCTCCCATCTCCACCCGCAACCTGGTGTCTCCGCCCATCTTCTCGTACGAGGAGACTGCCAAGCTTGCCGTGGCGGGACGTCTTTCAGAATACGACCACCATTTTGTCAAATCCTTTTCCCACCACTCCTCGGTCTACTTCCTTTTTTACAGACGGGATTTGAAATCCCATTCCCGGGAGTACAAAACCTATATTTCTAGGATCTGCTTGTACGACATCTCCTATTACTCTTATGTGGAGGTGCCGCTGGTGTGTCGGACTGCTGGGAAGAACTATAACCTACTGCAGGCCATTCAGGTGGGGCGCCCGGCCGAGGGACTGGCGGCTGGGCGGCTCAGGACGCGAGGGGACGTGCTGGTGGGTGTGTTTTCTATGGGACTGGCCTCCTCGGGGAAGCCCGGAGAGGACTCTGCGATGTGCATGTACACACTGGAGGAGATCGACCAGCGCATCAATGCCACGCGGGACCTGTGCTACACGAGGGATGGGCGGGCCGAGGGAGGTGGAGAGGCAGCCTACATAGAGTATGACGTCAAGTCCCTCTGTGCCAACCTCCCCTTG AACACCCTCGATGCCTACCCCTGTGGGTCTGACCACACCCCCAGCCCAATGGCCAGTCGAGTTCCAGTTGAGGCTGCCCCGTTATTGGACAGCCCGAGCGCCCGCCTCACCGCCGTGGCTGTCAGTGTAATGGAGGGACATACCATTGTGTTCCTGGGGGACAGCAAAGGAAACTTGCATAAG GTTTTCCTTGGCCCCTCTGGCGAAGCAGAGAAGTATGCCACGATAATGATCCAATCAAACGCTGCCATCAGTGGGGACCTGCTGCTGGACCAATCGCAGGAGTATCTCTATATCATGACTCATTCCATG GTGGTGAAGCGTCCAGTGGCTGAATGCACCAAGCACCTGGATTGCCAGTCCTGCCTCTCTGCCAATGACCCGTACTGTGGCTGGTGTGTGCTGGAGGGAAT GTGCGGTCAACGGTCCGACTGTCTGCGGTCATCTCTGGCTGGTCAATGGATGTGGAGCTACGACCAACACCAGCAGTGCCTGAGGGTCCAGTCTCTGACTCCATCCAACATCAGCAGGGAGGAGAAGAGAACT atCTTCCTCTCGATCCCTGAACTGCCTGCTCTCGTTGAGGAGGAGTCCTATTCCTGCTTCTTCGAGGACTACGAGAGCCCAGCTGTGCTGACTGAGACCGGGGCTACCTGCTCTTCCCCCGACGCCAACAAGGTCCCACCCATTCTCCAGGGGGAAG ACTACGTGACGGTGAGACTCTCCCTGCGCTTCCTTAATATCACCGTCTCCTCCACGGAGTTCATCTTCTATGACTGCAGTGCCGTGAAACAGCTCTCCAGGAGCATGCC GTGCCGTGGATGTGTAAGCAGCCAATGGGGTTGTAACTGGTGCGTCCATCAGCATCTCTGCACCCACAAGCCCACCTGTGAGGAGGGAATCATCATCTACAACAAGCAT TTTGCCCTTCCTACTCCACCTCCCCCTTCAATGACACCGGTGATAATGTTTTCTACGGCACCTCTGCCCTCCACTTTGGTTCCAACAACATTACTAACAACCATCCCTACTATCACAACAACTAcaaccaccaccactactactccTCCCGCTTCTACAACTACTCCTCCCACAACTACTACGACTTCTACGACTACTCCCACAACTTCTTCTCCCATGACAACAACAGAGAGCCCAACTACAATAGAGCCTACAACCATCCCAACGACTGTCCAGCCAGAAACAGTTCCTACAACACTGCCTACAACCACAGAACCAACCACCCTGCCAACCACTCTAGCTActaccaccatcaccaccaccgcTTCTACCGAAGCAACTGCAGTGGCCATGCCAGCTGAACACACCGTACCCATTTTGGATGCAGAAGAGACAACTGAAGATGAGATTGTGATGACAGCCGACTACGCTGACCTTCTAACGATGAACCATGCGGTGGAGTTAGGTGAGACTGAAGTGCCACCTTCTCTACAGCCTACAGCAAGTGAGGATATGAGCACAACCCAATTTACCACCTCAGCTCTCCTTACCTTCCAACCTCTCGTTGCCTCTGTGACTGCTTCCCCCGAGCCATCGAATGACACCATCCAGCTGAATGATGCTCTGTCAATAGCAGAACCTCCCCATGACGTCCTGCCGCCCACAGTGACCCCCACCCAAAGCCCGACTGACCCCTCCCCTTTAGAAACACCTTCTGATTCAGACTCAGAGTTTGAATTCCCCAACGCCAAGGTGCAGCCCACTGTGATCTCAGAACAGCTCCTGGATGCTGGCTCGGACCCCATTCCCTGGTTTGAGGAGGTGCAGGTGGAGAATGATACAGCCCCCTTCTCAGCCACCACGCTCCTTTCTGGAGACGGCGATGTAGAAAATGCATCCCCCACCTTCCCACACATGCTGGACCCAGACTTGGAATTCGATTACCAGTATGACTCCCCAGGACTCTACACAGTG GGCGAGGAGGCTGTCGGTGTCAGCTGGGGACCTGAAGACTGCCCCTGTGTGGAGAGCGTCCAAGGATCAGCCCTACTGCCCGTCAATGTGGAGAGGAAGATCACACTGGTGGGCAAGAACCTCCACCTCTTTCAG GATCATGAGCTGGATTACGAGTGCGTGTTTATGATCGAGGGGAGGATGGTGGTCGTGGACACCTATGTGGAGACTGATGAGCTGGATCCATCCTTGTATTACCTCACCTGCCAGCTACACCGG TACACCTATTCCGCCCAGCAGGAGGACTATAACGCTGTGGTCTACATCAAGAGGAGGGACACCTACCGTGTGGACAGCGCTCAGGATCTCTATG TGACCCTGTATAACTGTTCAGCGGGGCGAGCTGACTGCAGTCGCTGTCAGACTGCAGATCCCAAGTACagctgtgtgtggtgtggggggggcCAGTCCAGCTGTGTTTACAAGGAGTCCTGTACTGAGGAGATCAAACAGACCTGCCCTGCACCCCTTATTCACTCT ATTGAACCCCTGTCTGGTCTGGTGGAAGGAGGGACTGCCGTCACCATCTCGGGTTCGAACCTGGGTCAGAAGTCTCAGGATATCGAGCACACCGTGTCTGTGGCAGGGATCCCCTGTACAGTGGACCCCGGCAGATATGAGATCTCCACCAG GATTGTGTGCATGACGACCGCTAGCGATGGGAAGAAGTCTGGCCACGTGTCTGTGGAGGTCAGTGGAGGTGGTCATGGTGTGTCCACCCAGGTGTTCACTTACCAG GACCCAGTTTTGGAGAGCATCTCCCCTCAGCGTGGCCCGAAGGTGGGCGGGACATCTCTCAACATCACAGGCAGCAAGTTACTGACGGGACGTCCCAGCGAGGTCAGCATCTTCGTGGGAGACATCCCCTGTGTCAT TTCCTCAGAGCTGCAGGAGGATTGGTTGCAATGCCAAACTGGCCCCAGTAACGTCACGGCCGAGCTGACTGTCCGCCTGCGGTATGGGCAGAACGAGAGGCAACTGCAGAGCACTCTGTACTACTACACTGAGGATCCCATCATCACCCAAGCCGGCCCACCAAAGAGCTTCTTCGG TGGGGGGCGGGTAATCCGGGTGTTCGGACACAATCTGGACGTGGTGCAGAGTCCGAAAATCCAGGTGACCATCTCACCAATGAAACAGCAGAGAAGGCGGCGGGGTGTGGAGCCCCAGGACAGGTCACCACGGCGACACAGGCGTATCGTTCCGGACACGGGATGCCCTGAAGATACTCTGTGTTCCGTCCAACAG TTTGTGGAGCCCTGCCAGGTGAACACCTCCTCCTTGATCCTGTGCAAGAGCCCAGCTACTGGGAGGCTGCTGAGAAACGCCCAGGTAACCGTAGAGTTCATCATGGACAACCTGCGCGTTGACTTCAACAGCGTCAGCCAGACCCGCTTCTCCTACGAGCTGAACCCTGTGCTCAAGCCACTCAGCGGGGTCGACAGCAAGCCCTACCGACACAAACCAGGCAGCGTCATCTCTGTTGAG GGAGAGAACCTGGACCTGGCCATCTCCAAGGAGGAGGTGCTGGCTATGATTGGTGAAGGGAACTGCTCAGTGAAGACTCTGTCCAGGAATCACCTGTACTGCGAGCCGCCCCCTGAGCAGCCATCACCACGGCGACGGAAGAAGCGCGATGGAACTGATTCCCTGCCGGAATTCATC GTCCAGATGGGTAACTTGAGGTTTAAGCTGGGGAAGGTCCAATACGACACTCAGAGTCTGTCCACTTTCCCACTGGAGGCACAGATTGGAGTAGGCGTGGCAGCCTCTATTGTAGCCCTTATTGTCCTGATCATTGTGCTCATATACAG GAGGAAGAGCAAACAGGCTCTGAGGGATTATAAGAAGGTGCAGATCCAGCTTGAAAACCTGGAGACCAGCGTGAGAGATCGCTGCAAGAAGGAGTTCACAG ATCTCATGACTGAGATGATGGACGTGTCGAGTGACCTGGTGGGATCGGGGATCCCCTTCCTGGATTACAAGATGTACGCCGAGCGCATCTTCTTCCCCGGCCACCGGGTGTCTCCCCTGCGCAGGGACCTGGACGTGCAGGAGTGCCGCAGACAGACGGTGGAGCAGGGGCTGGTGCAGCTCTCCAACCTGCTCAACAGCAAGCTCTTCCTGACCAAG TTTATCCACACCCTGGAGAGCCAGCGTACCTTTTCCCCGCGGGACCGTGCCTACGTGGCGTCTCTCCTGACTGTCTCCCTGCACAGCAAGCTGGAGTACTTCACCGATATCCTGAAAACCCTACTCAATGACCTGGTGGAGCAGTACGTGGCCAAGAACCCCAAACTCATGCTCAGGAG gaCCGAGACTGTCGTAGAGAAGCTGCTGACAAACTGgatgtctatctgtctgtatgcCTTCCTTCGG GATTCTGCAGGAGAATCCCTTTACATGCTTTTCAGGGCTATAAAGCACCAGGTAGACAAGGGTCCAGTCGATGCCGTCACCGGAAAAGCCAAATACACCTTAAATGATAACCGGCTGCTGAGGGAGGACATAGAGTACCGCACACTG ACTCTAAATGTCCAAATGCAGGGGGGAGGGAACGAGGCCCAGCCTGTGCAGTCCAAAGTTCTGGACTGCGATACCATTACCCAGGTGAAGGAGAAGATACTGGACCAGGCTTATAAAGGGACTTCCTTCTCTCACCGGCCGCACACAGACTCCCTGGACCTTG AGTGGAGGTCTGGGGTGGCAGGTCACCTGGTCCTGTCAGATGAAGATTTGACCTCCATCGTTCAGGGGAACTGGAAGCGCTTGAACACCCTTCAGCACTACAAG GTACCAGATGGAGCAACAGTGGCTCTGGTGCCAAGAAACAGTAAACACATCCACCATGACAACCATGATTACGTGGCAGGGGAAA AGACCCCGATGCTGGAGGATCTGGACGAGGGTGGGATTAAACTCTGGCACCTGGTCAAGGCCAACGAGGAGCCCGATCTGCCGAAGCACCGGAAAGGCAGCatgcgggagagagagagagcaaaggcCATCCCTGAGATCTACCTGACACGGCTGCTGTCAATGAAG GGTACGCTGCAGAAGTTTGTGGACGACCTGTTTCAGGTGATCCTCAGCACGAGCCGGCCCGTCCCGTTGGCAGTCAAATACTTCTTCGACCTCCTGGACGAGCAAGCAGTGCATCATGGGATCATCGACCCAGAAACTATACatatctggaaaacaaacag CTTGCCTTTGCGGTTCTGGATCAACATCATCAAAAACCCACATTTCATTTTTGACGTGCAGGCGTCGGACAATGTGGACGCTGTGCTGTCAGTCATCGCTCAGACCTTCATGGACTCCTGCACCATCGCAGAGCACAAGCTGGGCAGG GACTCTCCAATTAACAAGCTGTTGTATGCCAGAGACATCCCACGGTACAAGCAGATGGTGGAAAG GTACTATGCAGATATCAGACAGATGATCTCTGCCAGTGACCAGGAGATGAACTCGTCTCTAGCAGAGCTGTCTCGG AACTACTCAGGTGAACTGAATTACCTTGTTGCTCTTCATGAACTTTATAAGTACATCAACAAGTATTACGACCAG ATCATCACTGCATTGGAGGAGGATCCCACTGCTCAGAAGATGCAGCTTGGGTACCGACTCCAGCAGATAGCGGCCGCCGTGGAAAACAAGGTCACCGACTTGTGA